From the genome of Spirosomataceae bacterium TFI 002, one region includes:
- a CDS encoding Site-specific recombinase XerD: MATASLYFDKRGNKGSLGTVKVMVTHERKQRLYTTKIQLEDSVWEKLNKNITKNGLSNRIKEEAYLELYEILYLDYDEFGEKKLGFIPRSNEIIESIGAIFSFDQFKHLFTNYGNLKHVSRSNDIYGFYERTIEKLLAEDRIGNANSYTCSMNSLKRFCERLGANKRLDFKLKKKYDKKEELPFEIVSVQFLKEYERWMLYEGKSSRKLNGEGSPASFTSIGIYLRHLRAIFNEAIGEGITNNYPFGKRKYIIPSGKSVKKAISKNDVLKIIAYNDFTNEYEKRSQNFWVFSYLSNGLNFTDILNLKWTDIDFERSTISLIREKTKRTNKQNRKEILIHLNEIQKKIIADWSTKESEFVFPFLQPQMSAIEQKATISQFIKVTNKWMRNIGEKLNIQSTLGTYVARHTFSTILLQNEAPIALISKSLGHSSLATTEAYLGSFEDEKVKTYMDKLV, translated from the coding sequence ATGGCAACTGCAAGTTTATATTTTGATAAGAGAGGTAATAAAGGGAGTCTTGGGACTGTAAAGGTTATGGTAACCCATGAGCGAAAGCAACGACTTTACACAACTAAAATTCAATTAGAAGATTCAGTTTGGGAAAAGCTCAACAAAAACATCACAAAAAATGGCTTGTCAAATAGGATAAAGGAAGAAGCATATTTGGAACTTTACGAAATTCTTTATTTGGATTATGATGAGTTTGGAGAAAAAAAACTTGGGTTTATTCCAAGAAGTAATGAAATCATAGAATCAATTGGAGCTATTTTTTCTTTTGATCAATTCAAGCATTTATTTACAAACTACGGTAATCTTAAACATGTAAGTAGAAGTAATGACATCTATGGCTTTTATGAGCGAACTATCGAAAAACTACTTGCGGAAGACCGAATTGGAAATGCCAATTCGTATACATGTTCAATGAACTCTCTTAAACGGTTTTGTGAGCGTTTAGGTGCTAATAAAAGATTGGATTTTAAATTAAAGAAGAAGTATGATAAAAAGGAAGAACTGCCTTTTGAAATTGTAAGTGTTCAATTCTTAAAAGAATATGAAAGATGGATGCTCTATGAGGGTAAAAGTTCTAGAAAACTAAACGGGGAGGGGAGTCCTGCGTCGTTCACATCCATAGGGATTTATCTCAGGCATCTTAGGGCAATTTTTAACGAGGCAATAGGGGAAGGGATAACAAATAATTACCCTTTTGGCAAAAGGAAATATATTATTCCCTCTGGTAAAAGTGTAAAAAAAGCAATTTCGAAAAACGATGTTTTGAAAATTATCGCATATAACGACTTTACAAATGAATATGAAAAACGAAGTCAGAATTTCTGGGTATTTAGTTACCTAAGCAATGGATTAAATTTTACAGATATTCTAAATTTGAAATGGACTGATATTGATTTCGAACGAAGCACGATTTCGTTGATTCGTGAGAAAACAAAACGAACGAATAAGCAGAATAGAAAAGAGATTCTCATTCATTTAAACGAGATTCAAAAAAAGATTATAGCGGATTGGTCGACCAAAGAGAGTGAATTTGTATTCCCTTTTCTCCAGCCACAAATGTCAGCAATAGAACAAAAGGCGACAATAAGTCAATTTATAAAGGTGACAAATAAATGGATGAGGAATATTGGTGAAAAACTAAATATACAGAGCACGTTAGGTACATATGTTGCTCGGCATACATTTAGTACCATTTTGTTACAAAATGAAGCTCCAATAGCTTTGATTTCAAAATCTCTCGGTCACAGTAGCTTGGCAACCACTGAGGCCTATTTAGGGAGCTTCGAAGATGAGAAAGTTAAAACGTATATGGATAAGTTGGTGTAG